In the Gorilla gorilla gorilla isolate KB3781 chromosome 10, NHGRI_mGorGor1-v2.1_pri, whole genome shotgun sequence genome, one interval contains:
- the ULK1 gene encoding serine/threonine-protein kinase ULK1 isoform X1 translates to MEPGRGGTETVGKFEFSRKDLIGHGAFAVVFKGRHREKHDLEVAVKCINKKNLAKSQTLLGKEIKILKELKHENIVALYDFQEMANSVYLVMEYCNGGDLADYLHAMRTLSEDTIRLFLQQIAGAMRLLHSKGIIHRDLKPQNILLSNPAGRRANPNSIRVKIADFGFARYLQSNMMAATLCGSPMYMAPEVIMSQHYDGKADLWSIGTIVYQCLTGKAPFQASSPQDLRLFYEKNKTLVPTIPRETSAPLRQLLLALLQRNHKDRMDFDEFFHHPFLDASPSVRKSPPVPVPSYPSSGSGSSSSSSSTSHLASPPSLGEMQQLQKTLASPADTAGFLHSSRDSGGSKDSSCDTDDFVMVPAQFPGDLVAEAPSAKPPPDSLMCSGSSLVASAGLESHGRTPSPSPPCSSSPSPSGRAGPFSSSRCGASVPIPVPTQVQNYQRIERNLQSPTQFQTPRSSAIRRSGSTSPLGFARASPSPPAHAEHGGVLARKMSLGGGRPYTPSPQVGTIPERPGWSGTPSPQGAEMRGGRSPRPGSSAPEHSTRTSGLGCRLHSAPNLSDLHVVRPKLPKPPTDPLGAVFSPSQASPPQPSHGLQSCRNLRGSPKLPDFLQRNPLPPILGSPTKAVPSFDFPKTPSSQNLLALLARQGVVMTPPRNRTLPDLSEMGPFHGQPLGPGLRPGEDPKGPFGRSFSTSRLTDLLLKAAFGTQAPDPGSTESLQEKPMEIAPSAGFGGSLHPGARAGGTSSPSPVVFTVGSPPSGSTPPQGPRTRMFSAGPTGSAGSSARHLVPGPCSEAPAPELPAPGHGCSFADPIAVNLEGAVTFEAPDLPEETLMEQEHTEILRGLRFTLLFVQHVLEIAALKGSASEAAGGPEYQLQESVVADQISLLSREWGFAEQLVLYLKVAELLSSGLQTAIDQIRAGKLCLSSTVKQVVRRLNELYKASVVSCQGLSLRLQRFFLDKQRLLDRIHSITAERLIFSHAVQMVQSAALDEMFQHREGCVPRYHKALLLLEGLQHMLSDQADIENVSKCKLCIERRLSALLTGICA, encoded by the exons TACTGCAACGGTGGGGACCTGGCCGACTACCTGCACG CCATGCGCACGCTGAGCGAGGACACCATCAGGCTCTTCCTGCAGCAGATCGCGGGCGCCATgcggcttctgcacagcaaaggcaTCATCCACCGCGACCTGAAGCCGCAGAACATCCTGCTGTCCAACCCCGCCGGCCGCCGCGCCAACCCCAACAGCATCCGCGTCAAGATCG CTGACTTCGGCTTCGCGCGGTACCTCCAGAGCAACATGATGGCGGCCACACTCTGCGGCTCCCCCATGTACATG GCCCCCGAGGTCATCATGTCCCAGCACTACGACGGGAAGGCGGACCTGTGGAGCATCGGCACCATCGTCTACCAGTGCCTGACGGGGAAGGCGCCCTTCCAG GCCAGCAGCCCCCAGGACCTGCGCCTGTTCTACGAGAAGAACAAGACGTTGGTCCCCAC CATCCCCCGGGAGACCTCGGCCCCGCTGCGGCAGCTGCTCCTAGCCCTGCTGCAGCGCAACCACAAGGACCGCATGGACTTCG ATGAGTTTTTTCATCACCCTTTCCTCGATGCCAGCCCCTCGGTCAGGAAAT CCCCACCCGTGCCTGTGCCCTCGTACCCAAGCTCGGGGTCTGGCAGCAGCTCCAGCAGCAGCTCCacctcccacctggcctcccCGCCG TCCCTGGGCGAGATGCAGCAGCTACAGAAGACCCTGGCCTCCCCGGCTGACACCGCTGGCTTCCTGCACAGCTCCCGGGACTCTGGTGGCAGCAAGGACTCCTCCTGTGACACAGACGACTTCGTCATGGTCCCCGCGCAGTTTCCAG GTGACCTGGTGGCTGAGGCGCCCAGTGCCAAACCCCCGCCAGATAGCCTGATGTGCAGTGG GAGCTCACTGGTGGCCTCTGCGGGCTTGGAGAGCCACGGCCGGACCCCATCTCCATCCCCACCCTGCAGCAGCTCCCCCAGTCCCTCAGG TCGGGCTGGCCCGTTCTCCAGCAGCAGGTGCGGCGCCTCTGTCCCCATCCCAGTCCCCACGCAGGTGCAGAACTACCAGCGCATTGAGCGAAACCTGCAGTCACCCACCCAGTTCCAAACACCTCG GTCCTCTGCCATCCGCAGGTCAGGCAGCACCAGCCCCCTGGGCTTTGCAAGGGCCAGCCCCTCGCCCCCTGCCCACGCTGAGCATGGAGGCGTCCTGGCCAGGAAGATGTCTCTGGGTGGAGGCCGGCCCTACACGCCATCACCTCAAG TTGGAACCATCCCTGAGCGGCCAGGCTGGAGCGGGACGCCCTCCCCACAGGGAGCTGAGATGCGGGGTGGCAGGTCCCCTCGTCCAG gCTCGTCTGCACCCGAGCACTCTACCCGCACTTCCGGGCTGGGCTGCCGCCTGCACAGTGCCCCCAACCTGTCTGACTTGCACGTCGTCCGCCCCAAGCTGCCCAAACCCCCCACGGACCCCCTGGGAGCTGTGTTCAGCCCATCACAGGCCAGCCCTCCCCAGCCGTCCCACGGCCTGCAGTCCTGCCGGAACCTGCGGGGCTCACCCAAGCTGCCCGACTTCCTGCAGCGAAACCCCCTGCCCCCCATCCTGGGCTCCCCCACCAAG GCTGTGCCCTCCTTCGACTTCCCGAAGACCCCCAGCTCCCAGAACCTGCTGGCCCTCCTAGCCCGGCAGGGCGTGGTGATGACGCCCCCTCGAAACCGGACGCTGCCCGACCTCTCTGAGATGGGACCCTTCCATGGTCAGCCGTTGGGCCCTGGCCTGCGGCCAGGAGAGGACCCCAAGGGTCCCTTTGGCCG GTCTTTCAGCACCAGCCGCCTCACTGACCTGCTCCTTAAGGCGGCGTTTGGGACACAAGCCCCGGACCCGGGCAGCACGGAGAGCCTGCAGGAGAAGCCCATGGAGAtcg CACCCTCAGCTGGCTTTGGAGGGAGCCTGCACCCAGGAGCCCGTGCTGGGGGCACCAGCAGCCCCTCCCCGGTGGTCTTCACCGTGGGCTCTCCCCCGAGCGGGAGCACGCCCCCCCAGGGCCCCCGCACCAGGATGTTCTCAG CAGGCCCCACTGGCTCTGCCGGCTCTTCTGCCCGCCACCTGGTGCCTGGGCCCTGCAGCGAGGCCCCAGCCCCTGAGCTCCCTGCTCCAGGACACGGCTGCAGCTTTGCCGACCCCATTGCTGTGAACCTGGAGGGGGCTGTGACCTTCGAGGCCCCCGACCTCCCTGAGGAGACCCTCATGGAG CAAGAGCACACGGAGATCCTGCGTGGCCTGCGCTTCACGCTGCTGTTCGTGCAGCACGTCCTGGAGATCGCAGCCCTGAAGGGCAGCGCCAGCGAGGCGGCGGGGGGCCCTGAGTACCAGCTGCAGGAGAGTGTGGTGGCCGACCAGATCAGCCTGCTGAGCCGAGAATGGGG CTTCGCGGAACAGCTGGTGCTGTACCTGAAGGTGGCCGAGCTACTGTCCTCCGGCCTGCAAACTGCCATCGACCAGATCCGGGCCGGCAAGCTCTGCCTGTCGTCCACCGTGAAGCAGG TGGTGCGCAGGCTGAATGAGCTGTACAAGGCCAGCGTGGTGTCCTGCCAGGGCCTGAGCCTGCGGCTGCAGCGCTTCTTCCTGGACAAGCAGCGGCTCCTGGACCGCATCCACAGCATCACTGCCGAGAGACTCATCTTCAGCCACGCTGTGCAGATG GTGCAGTCGGCTGCCCTGGACGAGATGTTCCAGCACCGTGAGGGCTGCGTCCCGCGCTACCACAAGGCCCTGCTGCTCCTGGAGGGGCTGCAGCACATGCTCTCGGACCAGGCCGACATCGAGAACGTCTCCAAGT GCAAGCTGTGCATTGAGCGGAGACTCTCGGCGCTGCTGACTGGCATCTGTGCCTGA
- the ULK1 gene encoding serine/threonine-protein kinase ULK1 isoform X2 has product MEPGRGGTETVGKFEFSRKDLIGHGAFAVVFKGRHREKHDLEVAVKCINKKNLAKSQTLLGKEIKILKELKHENIVALYDFQEMANSVYLVMEYCNGGDLADYLHAMRTLSEDTIRLFLQQIAGAMRLLHSKGIIHRDLKPQNILLSNPAGRRANPNSIRVKIADFGFARYLQSNMMAATLCGSPMYMAPEVIMSQHYDGKADLWSIGTIVYQCLTGKAPFQASSPQDLRLFYEKNKTLVPTIPRETSAPLRQLLLALLQRNHKDRMDFDEFFHHPFLDASPSVRKSPPVPVPSYPSSGSGSSSSSSSTSHLASPPSLGEMQQLQKTLASPADTAGFLHSSRDSGGSKDSSCDTDDFVMVPAQFPGDLVAEAPSAKPPPDSLMCSGSSLVASAGLESHGRTPSPSPPCSSSPSPSGRAGPFSSSRCGASVPIPVPTQVQNYQRIERNLQSPTQFQTPRSSAIRRSGSTSPLGFARASPSPPAHAEHGGVLARKMSLGGGRPYTPSPQVGTIPERPGWSGTPSPQGAEMRGGRSPRPGSSAPEHSTRTSGLGCRLHSAPNLSDLHVVRPKLPKPPTDPLGAVFSPSQASPPQPSHGLQSCRNLRGSPKLPDFLQRNPLPPILGSPTKAVPSFDFPKTPSSQNLLALLARQGVVMTPPRNRTLPDLSEMGPFHGQPLGPGLRPGEDPKGPFGRSFSTSRLTDLLLKAAFGTQAPDPGSTESLQEKPMEIAPSAGFGGSLHPGARAGGTSSPSPVVFTVGSPPSGSTPPQGPRTRMFSGPTGSAGSSARHLVPGPCSEAPAPELPAPGHGCSFADPIAVNLEGAVTFEAPDLPEETLMEQEHTEILRGLRFTLLFVQHVLEIAALKGSASEAAGGPEYQLQESVVADQISLLSREWGFAEQLVLYLKVAELLSSGLQTAIDQIRAGKLCLSSTVKQVVRRLNELYKASVVSCQGLSLRLQRFFLDKQRLLDRIHSITAERLIFSHAVQMVQSAALDEMFQHREGCVPRYHKALLLLEGLQHMLSDQADIENVSKCKLCIERRLSALLTGICA; this is encoded by the exons TACTGCAACGGTGGGGACCTGGCCGACTACCTGCACG CCATGCGCACGCTGAGCGAGGACACCATCAGGCTCTTCCTGCAGCAGATCGCGGGCGCCATgcggcttctgcacagcaaaggcaTCATCCACCGCGACCTGAAGCCGCAGAACATCCTGCTGTCCAACCCCGCCGGCCGCCGCGCCAACCCCAACAGCATCCGCGTCAAGATCG CTGACTTCGGCTTCGCGCGGTACCTCCAGAGCAACATGATGGCGGCCACACTCTGCGGCTCCCCCATGTACATG GCCCCCGAGGTCATCATGTCCCAGCACTACGACGGGAAGGCGGACCTGTGGAGCATCGGCACCATCGTCTACCAGTGCCTGACGGGGAAGGCGCCCTTCCAG GCCAGCAGCCCCCAGGACCTGCGCCTGTTCTACGAGAAGAACAAGACGTTGGTCCCCAC CATCCCCCGGGAGACCTCGGCCCCGCTGCGGCAGCTGCTCCTAGCCCTGCTGCAGCGCAACCACAAGGACCGCATGGACTTCG ATGAGTTTTTTCATCACCCTTTCCTCGATGCCAGCCCCTCGGTCAGGAAAT CCCCACCCGTGCCTGTGCCCTCGTACCCAAGCTCGGGGTCTGGCAGCAGCTCCAGCAGCAGCTCCacctcccacctggcctcccCGCCG TCCCTGGGCGAGATGCAGCAGCTACAGAAGACCCTGGCCTCCCCGGCTGACACCGCTGGCTTCCTGCACAGCTCCCGGGACTCTGGTGGCAGCAAGGACTCCTCCTGTGACACAGACGACTTCGTCATGGTCCCCGCGCAGTTTCCAG GTGACCTGGTGGCTGAGGCGCCCAGTGCCAAACCCCCGCCAGATAGCCTGATGTGCAGTGG GAGCTCACTGGTGGCCTCTGCGGGCTTGGAGAGCCACGGCCGGACCCCATCTCCATCCCCACCCTGCAGCAGCTCCCCCAGTCCCTCAGG TCGGGCTGGCCCGTTCTCCAGCAGCAGGTGCGGCGCCTCTGTCCCCATCCCAGTCCCCACGCAGGTGCAGAACTACCAGCGCATTGAGCGAAACCTGCAGTCACCCACCCAGTTCCAAACACCTCG GTCCTCTGCCATCCGCAGGTCAGGCAGCACCAGCCCCCTGGGCTTTGCAAGGGCCAGCCCCTCGCCCCCTGCCCACGCTGAGCATGGAGGCGTCCTGGCCAGGAAGATGTCTCTGGGTGGAGGCCGGCCCTACACGCCATCACCTCAAG TTGGAACCATCCCTGAGCGGCCAGGCTGGAGCGGGACGCCCTCCCCACAGGGAGCTGAGATGCGGGGTGGCAGGTCCCCTCGTCCAG gCTCGTCTGCACCCGAGCACTCTACCCGCACTTCCGGGCTGGGCTGCCGCCTGCACAGTGCCCCCAACCTGTCTGACTTGCACGTCGTCCGCCCCAAGCTGCCCAAACCCCCCACGGACCCCCTGGGAGCTGTGTTCAGCCCATCACAGGCCAGCCCTCCCCAGCCGTCCCACGGCCTGCAGTCCTGCCGGAACCTGCGGGGCTCACCCAAGCTGCCCGACTTCCTGCAGCGAAACCCCCTGCCCCCCATCCTGGGCTCCCCCACCAAG GCTGTGCCCTCCTTCGACTTCCCGAAGACCCCCAGCTCCCAGAACCTGCTGGCCCTCCTAGCCCGGCAGGGCGTGGTGATGACGCCCCCTCGAAACCGGACGCTGCCCGACCTCTCTGAGATGGGACCCTTCCATGGTCAGCCGTTGGGCCCTGGCCTGCGGCCAGGAGAGGACCCCAAGGGTCCCTTTGGCCG GTCTTTCAGCACCAGCCGCCTCACTGACCTGCTCCTTAAGGCGGCGTTTGGGACACAAGCCCCGGACCCGGGCAGCACGGAGAGCCTGCAGGAGAAGCCCATGGAGAtcg CACCCTCAGCTGGCTTTGGAGGGAGCCTGCACCCAGGAGCCCGTGCTGGGGGCACCAGCAGCCCCTCCCCGGTGGTCTTCACCGTGGGCTCTCCCCCGAGCGGGAGCACGCCCCCCCAGGGCCCCCGCACCAGGATGTTCTCAG GCCCCACTGGCTCTGCCGGCTCTTCTGCCCGCCACCTGGTGCCTGGGCCCTGCAGCGAGGCCCCAGCCCCTGAGCTCCCTGCTCCAGGACACGGCTGCAGCTTTGCCGACCCCATTGCTGTGAACCTGGAGGGGGCTGTGACCTTCGAGGCCCCCGACCTCCCTGAGGAGACCCTCATGGAG CAAGAGCACACGGAGATCCTGCGTGGCCTGCGCTTCACGCTGCTGTTCGTGCAGCACGTCCTGGAGATCGCAGCCCTGAAGGGCAGCGCCAGCGAGGCGGCGGGGGGCCCTGAGTACCAGCTGCAGGAGAGTGTGGTGGCCGACCAGATCAGCCTGCTGAGCCGAGAATGGGG CTTCGCGGAACAGCTGGTGCTGTACCTGAAGGTGGCCGAGCTACTGTCCTCCGGCCTGCAAACTGCCATCGACCAGATCCGGGCCGGCAAGCTCTGCCTGTCGTCCACCGTGAAGCAGG TGGTGCGCAGGCTGAATGAGCTGTACAAGGCCAGCGTGGTGTCCTGCCAGGGCCTGAGCCTGCGGCTGCAGCGCTTCTTCCTGGACAAGCAGCGGCTCCTGGACCGCATCCACAGCATCACTGCCGAGAGACTCATCTTCAGCCACGCTGTGCAGATG GTGCAGTCGGCTGCCCTGGACGAGATGTTCCAGCACCGTGAGGGCTGCGTCCCGCGCTACCACAAGGCCCTGCTGCTCCTGGAGGGGCTGCAGCACATGCTCTCGGACCAGGCCGACATCGAGAACGTCTCCAAGT GCAAGCTGTGCATTGAGCGGAGACTCTCGGCGCTGCTGACTGGCATCTGTGCCTGA
- the PUS1 gene encoding pseudouridylate synthase 1 homolog isoform X1, with the protein MGVQLRALLGDFGRWTLRLGPRPSCSPRMAGNAEPLPAGAACPRDRRSCSGWAGGDRVWEDGEHPTKKLKSCGDEERREKLPKRKIVLLMAYSGKGYHGMQRNVGSSQFKTIEDDLVSALVRSGCIPENHGEDMRKMSFQRCARTDKGVSAAGQVVSLKVWLIDDILEKINSHLPSHIRILGLKRVTGGFNSKNRCDARTYCYLLPTFAFAHKDRDVQDESYRLSAETLQRVNRLLACYKGTHNFHNFTSQKGPQDPSACRYILEMYCEEPFVREGLEFAVIRVKGQSFMMHQIRKMVGLVVAIVKGYAPESVLERSWGTEKVDVPKAPGLGLVLERVHFEKYNQRFGNDGLHEPLDWAQEEGKVAAFKEEHIYPTIIGTERDERSMAQWLSTLPIHNFSATALTAGGTGAKVPSPLEGSEGDGDTD; encoded by the exons ATGGGCGTCCAGCTTCGCGCGCTGTTGGGAGACTTCGGACGGTGGACCCTGCGCCTGGGACCGCGTCCGTCCTG CTCGCCGCGCATGGCCGGGAACGCGGAGCCGCTGCCCGCCGGAGCCGCATGCCCCCGGGACCGGAGGTCCTGCAGCGGCTGGGCCGGGGGCGACCGCGTCTGGGAGGACGGAGAGCATCCGACGAAGAAGCTCAAGAGCTGTGGGGACGAGGAACGGCGCGAGAAGCTGCCCAAGCGGAAGATCGTGCTGCTCATGGCCTATTCGGGCAAGGGCTACCACGGCATGCAG AGGAATGTTGGGTCCTCACAATTCAAAACAATTGAAGATGACCTGGTGTCCGCCCTCGTCCGGTCAGGCTGTATTCCTGAAAATCATGGTGAGGACATGAGGAAAATGTCCTTCCAGCGCTGCGCCCGGACAGACAAG GGTGTGTCCGCAGCCGGCCAGGTGGTATCCCTGAAGGTGTGGCTGATTGACGACATTCTAGAAAAGATCAACAGCCACCTTCCCTCTCACATTCGGATTCTGG GACTGAAGCGGGTCACGGGCGGGTTTAACTCCAAGAACAGATGTGATGCCAGGACCTATTGCTACCTGCTGCCCACGTTTGCCTTTGCGCACAAGGACCGGGACGTGCAGGATGAGAGCTACCGCCTGAGCGCCGAGACGCTGCAGCGGGTCAACAGGCTCCTGGCCTGCTACAAGGGCACGCACAACTTCCACAATTTCACCTCGCAGAAGGGGCCGCAGGATCCCAGTGCCTGCCGCTACATCCTGGAGATGTACTGCGAGGAACCCTTTGTGCGGGAGGGCCTGGAGTTTGCGGTGATCAGGGTGAAGGGCCAGAGCTTCATGATGCATCAGATCCGGAAGATGGTCGGCCTGGTGGTGGCCATTGTGAAGGGTTATGCCCCTGAGAGCGTGCTGGAGCGCAGCTGGGGCACAGAGAAGGTGGACGTGCCCAAGGCGCCGGGACTCGGCCTGGTCCTGGAGAGGGTGCACTTCGAGAAGTACAACCAGCGCTTTGGCAACGATGGGCTGCATGAGCCGCTGGACTGGGCGCAGGAGGAGGGAAAGGTCGCAGCCTTCAAGGAGGAGCACATCTACCCCACCATCATCGGCACCGAGCGGGACGAACGCTCCATGGCCCAGTGGCTGAGCACCTTGCCCATCCACAACTTCAGTGCCACCGCTCTCACGGCAGGTGGCACGGGCGCCAAG GTGCCCAGTCCCCTGGAAGGCAGCGAAGGGGATGGAGACACTGACTGA
- the PUS1 gene encoding pseudouridylate synthase 1 homolog isoform X2, with protein sequence MAGNAEPLPAGAACPRDRRSCSGWAGGDRVWEDGEHPTKKLKSCGDEERREKLPKRKIVLLMAYSGKGYHGMQRNVGSSQFKTIEDDLVSALVRSGCIPENHGEDMRKMSFQRCARTDKGVSAAGQVVSLKVWLIDDILEKINSHLPSHIRILGLKRVTGGFNSKNRCDARTYCYLLPTFAFAHKDRDVQDESYRLSAETLQRVNRLLACYKGTHNFHNFTSQKGPQDPSACRYILEMYCEEPFVREGLEFAVIRVKGQSFMMHQIRKMVGLVVAIVKGYAPESVLERSWGTEKVDVPKAPGLGLVLERVHFEKYNQRFGNDGLHEPLDWAQEEGKVAAFKEEHIYPTIIGTERDERSMAQWLSTLPIHNFSATALTAGGTGAKVPSPLEGSEGDGDTD encoded by the exons ATGGCCGGGAACGCGGAGCCGCTGCCCGCCGGAGCCGCATGCCCCCGGGACCGGAGGTCCTGCAGCGGCTGGGCCGGGGGCGACCGCGTCTGGGAGGACGGAGAGCATCCGACGAAGAAGCTCAAGAGCTGTGGGGACGAGGAACGGCGCGAGAAGCTGCCCAAGCGGAAGATCGTGCTGCTCATGGCCTATTCGGGCAAGGGCTACCACGGCATGCAG AGGAATGTTGGGTCCTCACAATTCAAAACAATTGAAGATGACCTGGTGTCCGCCCTCGTCCGGTCAGGCTGTATTCCTGAAAATCATGGTGAGGACATGAGGAAAATGTCCTTCCAGCGCTGCGCCCGGACAGACAAG GGTGTGTCCGCAGCCGGCCAGGTGGTATCCCTGAAGGTGTGGCTGATTGACGACATTCTAGAAAAGATCAACAGCCACCTTCCCTCTCACATTCGGATTCTGG GACTGAAGCGGGTCACGGGCGGGTTTAACTCCAAGAACAGATGTGATGCCAGGACCTATTGCTACCTGCTGCCCACGTTTGCCTTTGCGCACAAGGACCGGGACGTGCAGGATGAGAGCTACCGCCTGAGCGCCGAGACGCTGCAGCGGGTCAACAGGCTCCTGGCCTGCTACAAGGGCACGCACAACTTCCACAATTTCACCTCGCAGAAGGGGCCGCAGGATCCCAGTGCCTGCCGCTACATCCTGGAGATGTACTGCGAGGAACCCTTTGTGCGGGAGGGCCTGGAGTTTGCGGTGATCAGGGTGAAGGGCCAGAGCTTCATGATGCATCAGATCCGGAAGATGGTCGGCCTGGTGGTGGCCATTGTGAAGGGTTATGCCCCTGAGAGCGTGCTGGAGCGCAGCTGGGGCACAGAGAAGGTGGACGTGCCCAAGGCGCCGGGACTCGGCCTGGTCCTGGAGAGGGTGCACTTCGAGAAGTACAACCAGCGCTTTGGCAACGATGGGCTGCATGAGCCGCTGGACTGGGCGCAGGAGGAGGGAAAGGTCGCAGCCTTCAAGGAGGAGCACATCTACCCCACCATCATCGGCACCGAGCGGGACGAACGCTCCATGGCCCAGTGGCTGAGCACCTTGCCCATCCACAACTTCAGTGCCACCGCTCTCACGGCAGGTGGCACGGGCGCCAAG GTGCCCAGTCCCCTGGAAGGCAGCGAAGGGGATGGAGACACTGACTGA
- the PUS1 gene encoding pseudouridylate synthase 1 homolog isoform X3 gives MQWYIHTAPCSLHLLGSRDPHTSATRTLRARNVGSSQFKTIEDDLVSALVRSGCIPENHGEDMRKMSFQRCARTDKGVSAAGQVVSLKVWLIDDILEKINSHLPSHIRILGLKRVTGGFNSKNRCDARTYCYLLPTFAFAHKDRDVQDESYRLSAETLQRVNRLLACYKGTHNFHNFTSQKGPQDPSACRYILEMYCEEPFVREGLEFAVIRVKGQSFMMHQIRKMVGLVVAIVKGYAPESVLERSWGTEKVDVPKAPGLGLVLERVHFEKYNQRFGNDGLHEPLDWAQEEGKVAAFKEEHIYPTIIGTERDERSMAQWLSTLPIHNFSATALTAGGTGAKVPSPLEGSEGDGDTD, from the exons atgcagtggtacatccacactgctccctgcagcctccacctcctgggctcaagagatcctcacacctcagccacCCGAACATTGAGGGCT AGGAATGTTGGGTCCTCACAATTCAAAACAATTGAAGATGACCTGGTGTCCGCCCTCGTCCGGTCAGGCTGTATTCCTGAAAATCATGGTGAGGACATGAGGAAAATGTCCTTCCAGCGCTGCGCCCGGACAGACAAG GGTGTGTCCGCAGCCGGCCAGGTGGTATCCCTGAAGGTGTGGCTGATTGACGACATTCTAGAAAAGATCAACAGCCACCTTCCCTCTCACATTCGGATTCTGG GACTGAAGCGGGTCACGGGCGGGTTTAACTCCAAGAACAGATGTGATGCCAGGACCTATTGCTACCTGCTGCCCACGTTTGCCTTTGCGCACAAGGACCGGGACGTGCAGGATGAGAGCTACCGCCTGAGCGCCGAGACGCTGCAGCGGGTCAACAGGCTCCTGGCCTGCTACAAGGGCACGCACAACTTCCACAATTTCACCTCGCAGAAGGGGCCGCAGGATCCCAGTGCCTGCCGCTACATCCTGGAGATGTACTGCGAGGAACCCTTTGTGCGGGAGGGCCTGGAGTTTGCGGTGATCAGGGTGAAGGGCCAGAGCTTCATGATGCATCAGATCCGGAAGATGGTCGGCCTGGTGGTGGCCATTGTGAAGGGTTATGCCCCTGAGAGCGTGCTGGAGCGCAGCTGGGGCACAGAGAAGGTGGACGTGCCCAAGGCGCCGGGACTCGGCCTGGTCCTGGAGAGGGTGCACTTCGAGAAGTACAACCAGCGCTTTGGCAACGATGGGCTGCATGAGCCGCTGGACTGGGCGCAGGAGGAGGGAAAGGTCGCAGCCTTCAAGGAGGAGCACATCTACCCCACCATCATCGGCACCGAGCGGGACGAACGCTCCATGGCCCAGTGGCTGAGCACCTTGCCCATCCACAACTTCAGTGCCACCGCTCTCACGGCAGGTGGCACGGGCGCCAAG GTGCCCAGTCCCCTGGAAGGCAGCGAAGGGGATGGAGACACTGACTGA